One genomic segment of Erythrobacter sp. THAF29 includes these proteins:
- a CDS encoding AMP-binding protein produces the protein MAWQGENFGVALKALADSIEPERPALIHGERIVTWGELDAQTDRIAAALAAKGLNPGDITGQMLRNNPDYILAYFGCIKAGVSPVNVNYHYKTRELSDIFERFGLKALFTQNEFAEIGAEALPERVPTIDVDSPDWAAMRSHELPDRFAVHGDPRALFLTATGGTTGMPKAVMWPMEEAWAAFSISVWQRGPGEPPFVASSLAEHVAEAAKIGPDHPASTSPLLLLSPLMHGAGQFTAAIHLLKGGTLALLPHEKFDADIALDEVKRIGARGIFIVGDAFALPLADRLDARGDGAEVLASLRTVTSSGAVFSEGIKQRLIAHKPDLVIVDALGSSESSGTGIVITTAAGSSGGGRFQPLPGRETRLFDENLREIKPGEEGIGIVARTGPLPLGYLGETEKNAQTFPEIDGKRWLMTGDRARWAEDGSLEFIGRDNMCINTGGEKVFPEEVEAVLMEHPGVHDARVVSLPDERFGRKVVAVVQREGCAPDALEAALDGHARESLAGYKVPRLYVFTDQPLRLNNGKPDYKTAQKLADGA, from the coding sequence ATGGCTTGGCAGGGCGAGAATTTCGGTGTGGCGCTGAAGGCGCTTGCTGATTCCATCGAACCGGAACGGCCTGCGTTGATCCATGGCGAACGGATCGTGACATGGGGCGAGCTTGACGCGCAGACTGACCGCATAGCCGCAGCGCTGGCCGCCAAGGGTTTGAATCCGGGCGATATTACGGGGCAGATGCTACGGAATAATCCCGACTACATCCTCGCCTATTTTGGATGTATCAAGGCGGGAGTCTCTCCGGTCAATGTGAACTACCACTACAAGACGCGCGAGCTATCCGACATCTTCGAGCGGTTTGGTCTGAAGGCGCTTTTCACGCAAAACGAGTTCGCCGAGATCGGTGCCGAGGCACTGCCCGAGCGTGTGCCGACGATCGATGTAGACAGCCCGGATTGGGCAGCGATGCGCTCGCACGAATTGCCCGACCGATTCGCGGTGCATGGCGATCCCCGGGCGCTTTTCCTCACCGCGACCGGCGGTACGACCGGCATGCCCAAGGCGGTCATGTGGCCGATGGAAGAGGCATGGGCGGCGTTCAGCATATCGGTCTGGCAACGCGGGCCGGGCGAGCCGCCCTTCGTCGCCTCCTCGCTGGCAGAGCACGTTGCCGAGGCTGCGAAAATCGGACCGGATCACCCGGCCAGCACTTCGCCGCTCCTGCTGCTGAGTCCGCTTATGCACGGGGCGGGGCAGTTCACCGCGGCGATCCACCTGCTGAAAGGCGGGACGCTCGCGCTGCTCCCGCACGAGAAGTTCGACGCCGATATCGCTTTGGACGAAGTGAAGCGGATCGGCGCGCGCGGCATCTTCATCGTCGGGGATGCCTTCGCCCTGCCGCTGGCCGATAGACTCGATGCGCGCGGCGACGGGGCCGAGGTGCTGGCGAGCCTGCGCACCGTCACCAGTTCGGGGGCGGTGTTTTCCGAAGGGATCAAGCAGCGCCTGATCGCCCACAAACCCGACCTCGTGATCGTGGATGCGCTGGGGTCGAGCGAGAGTTCCGGCACCGGGATCGTCATCACGACGGCCGCCGGATCGAGCGGAGGCGGCAGGTTCCAGCCGCTGCCAGGCCGCGAGACGAGGCTGTTCGACGAGAACCTGCGGGAGATAAAGCCGGGGGAAGAAGGCATCGGCATCGTTGCGCGCACCGGGCCGCTGCCACTCGGCTATCTCGGCGAGACCGAGAAGAACGCTCAAACCTTTCCCGAGATCGACGGCAAGCGCTGGCTGATGACCGGCGATCGTGCGCGCTGGGCCGAGGACGGTAGCCTCGAATTCATCGGGCGCGACAATATGTGCATCAATACCGGCGGCGAGAAAGTCTTTCCCGAAGAGGTCGAAGCGGTGCTGATGGAGCACCCCGGAGTGCATGATGCGCGGGTGGTTAGCCTTCCCGACGAACGTTTCGGTCGTAAGGTCGTCGCTGTGGTCCAGCGCGAGGGCTGCGCACCCGATGCCCTCGAAGCCGCGCTCGACGGTCACGCACGCGAAAGCCTCGCCGGATACAAGGTGCCGCGTCTCTACGTCTTCACCGACCAGCCGCTGAGGCTCAACAACGGCAAGCCCGACTACAAGACGGCACAAAAGCTGGCGGATGGGGCATAA
- a CDS encoding LuxR C-terminal-related transcriptional regulator, translating to MATNVVELRTPQGREKLNELLEQVTITCPEDIHDAAVNLARIAKERGMQVAVCDDISSKEPMVDAEGTILNADIFQWLEDGARWWEDHRLALHSPLPRACRYESEPFWVNKDGFNTRWRNSYLEEIDLTDFEKRSLCKAAIVIPVHLPFGQISANSFISMDREKEDLSEEFAMYGSLFSQVTRRFVAGYVQAHRTKRRIPSDCVLSKREVECLRWAAIGKTDKEISMILERSHATIRYHIHRAGEKLDSVNRAQTIFKAGQLGYLGANS from the coding sequence ATGGCCACCAATGTAGTCGAACTGCGCACGCCGCAGGGACGCGAAAAACTCAATGAACTGCTCGAGCAGGTGACGATCACCTGTCCCGAGGATATTCACGATGCCGCGGTAAACCTTGCGCGGATCGCCAAGGAACGCGGGATGCAGGTCGCCGTGTGCGATGATATTTCGTCGAAGGAACCAATGGTCGATGCCGAGGGCACGATCCTCAACGCAGATATTTTCCAGTGGCTCGAGGATGGCGCACGTTGGTGGGAGGATCATCGCCTCGCATTGCACTCGCCGCTGCCGCGCGCTTGCCGGTATGAGAGCGAACCGTTCTGGGTGAACAAGGACGGCTTCAACACCCGCTGGCGCAATTCCTATCTCGAGGAAATCGACCTCACCGATTTCGAGAAGCGCTCGCTGTGCAAGGCGGCGATCGTGATCCCGGTTCACCTGCCGTTCGGTCAGATTTCAGCCAACAGCTTCATCAGTATGGACCGCGAGAAAGAGGACCTGTCCGAAGAGTTCGCCATGTATGGCTCGCTGTTCTCGCAGGTCACCCGCCGCTTTGTCGCGGGATATGTGCAGGCGCACCGGACCAAGCGGCGCATTCCTTCGGACTGCGTGCTGTCGAAGCGCGAGGTCGAATGCCTGCGCTGGGCCGCGATCGGCAAGACCGACAAGGAAATCAGCATGATCCTTGAGCGCAGCCACGCGACGATCCGCTATCACATCCATCGCGCTGGCGAGAAGCTGGACAGCGTCAATCGCGCGCAGACGATCTTCAAGGCCGGTCAGCTGGGATACCTGGGAGCGAATTCCTAA
- a CDS encoding VOC family protein, with product MAGISGLGEVMQLAFVPDDFDAAVEHWTKTMGVGPFFLMEGIHLEGMKYKGKPTDAVFDLALAYWGDIQIELIRPRDSHPSIYTGEYAEVGGGLHHVCILVDDIEEARRECGEQGAEIVIEGALGDSKVIYVDPGQGPGHLVEILQQGEGGPGLFAMIKQAGVGWDGNEPLRSLG from the coding sequence ATGGCGGGTATCTCAGGGCTGGGCGAGGTGATGCAACTCGCATTCGTGCCTGACGATTTCGACGCGGCGGTTGAGCACTGGACGAAAACGATGGGCGTCGGGCCGTTCTTCCTGATGGAAGGCATCCACCTCGAGGGTATGAAGTATAAGGGCAAGCCGACCGATGCGGTATTCGACCTCGCGCTTGCATATTGGGGCGATATCCAGATCGAGCTGATCCGCCCGCGCGACAGCCACCCATCGATCTATACCGGAGAATATGCGGAGGTGGGCGGGGGCCTGCACCATGTCTGCATTCTCGTCGACGACATCGAGGAGGCGCGCCGCGAATGCGGCGAGCAGGGTGCCGAGATCGTGATTGAAGGCGCGCTCGGAGACAGCAAGGTCATCTATGTCGATCCCGGCCAGGGACCGGGCCACCTTGTCGAAATCCTCCAGCAGGGCGAAGGCGGCCCCGGCCTGTTTGCAATGATCAAGCAGGCCGGTGTAGGCTGGGACGGGAACGAGCCGCTGAGAAGTCTCGGTTAG
- a CDS encoding SRPBCC family protein, translating into MNEIKNVSAEDRCPGISYTDMLEGDTRTPPDYLFEESVIDMPTDPLPVEPYLSEEWAKLEREKMWPNVWLFAAREEEMPDPGDTVLFEINQKSFLLVRQKDGSVKAFYNACLHRGRKLRTENGNSIQLRCPFHGFTWRNDGSLKEIPSEWDFKHLKGKNMCLPEARVELWQGFIMITENHDLPDFKTWLGPAASHYDRYDFENRYTGMWVQKRIPANWKATAEAFMEAWHSITTHPQLLPFLGDANTRYDHIGDHFNRAITPSGVLSPHMKGKNSDYVLEKMNEFSGGDDAATNRRFAAGESGDGYDPDDPLGARKVLAEAGRQGFTEQYGYDYSDASDSEILDNFTYNIFPNFAPWIGFLPTLCYRWLPGDTPDWCIMEIRLLFPTHKGEERPRAVEMTYIPDDEPFAWAADIMGPQLANVFDQDMANLPHVQTGMRSLKDGKMELGKYQDSRVRHFQMTLRKYIDGELPAT; encoded by the coding sequence ATGAACGAAATCAAGAACGTCAGCGCCGAGGATCGCTGCCCCGGGATCAGCTACACCGACATGCTCGAAGGCGACACGCGCACGCCGCCCGATTATCTGTTCGAGGAATCGGTCATCGACATGCCGACCGATCCGCTGCCAGTCGAACCCTATCTCTCGGAAGAATGGGCAAAGCTCGAGCGCGAGAAAATGTGGCCCAATGTCTGGCTGTTCGCCGCGCGCGAAGAGGAAATGCCCGATCCCGGCGACACCGTCCTATTCGAGATCAACCAGAAGAGCTTCCTGCTGGTCCGGCAGAAGGACGGCAGCGTCAAGGCGTTCTACAATGCCTGCCTCCACCGTGGCCGGAAACTGCGCACCGAGAACGGCAATTCGATCCAGTTGAGGTGCCCGTTCCACGGTTTCACCTGGCGCAATGACGGGAGCCTCAAGGAAATCCCCTCCGAATGGGATTTCAAGCACCTCAAGGGCAAGAATATGTGCCTGCCCGAGGCCCGCGTGGAGTTGTGGCAGGGCTTCATCATGATCACCGAGAACCACGACTTGCCCGATTTCAAGACCTGGCTCGGCCCGGCCGCCTCGCATTACGACCGCTACGATTTCGAGAACCGCTATACCGGGATGTGGGTGCAGAAACGGATCCCGGCCAATTGGAAAGCGACCGCCGAAGCCTTCATGGAAGCCTGGCACTCGATCACCACGCACCCGCAATTGCTGCCCTTTCTCGGCGATGCGAACACGCGCTACGATCATATCGGCGATCACTTCAACCGCGCGATCACGCCCTCGGGCGTTCTCAGCCCGCATATGAAGGGCAAGAATTCGGACTATGTGCTCGAAAAGATGAACGAGTTTTCGGGCGGGGACGATGCCGCGACCAATCGCCGTTTCGCCGCGGGCGAAAGCGGCGATGGTTACGATCCCGACGATCCGCTCGGTGCGCGCAAGGTGCTGGCCGAGGCCGGGAGGCAGGGTTTCACCGAGCAATACGGCTACGATTATTCCGACGCCTCGGACAGCGAGATCCTCGACAATTTTACCTACAACATCTTTCCCAATTTCGCGCCCTGGATCGGGTTTCTGCCGACGCTTTGCTATCGCTGGCTGCCGGGCGACACGCCCGACTGGTGCATTATGGAAATCCGCCTGCTCTTCCCCACGCACAAGGGCGAGGAACGTCCGCGCGCGGTCGAGATGACCTATATCCCGGACGACGAACCGTTCGCCTGGGCAGCCGATATCATGGGGCCGCAGCTCGCCAATGTGTTCGATCAGGACATGGCCAACCTGCCGCATGTGCAGACCGGGATGCGCTCGCTGAAAGACGGGAAAATGGAGCTCGGCAAATATCAGGACAGCCGGGTGCGCCATTTCCAGATGACCTTGCGGAAATATATCGACGGCGAGCTTCCGGCGACCTAG
- a CDS encoding SDR family NAD(P)-dependent oxidoreductase → MTITADLSGRTALITGASSGLGSRFARILAASGANVAIGARRKDRLEALAREIGARAAAIEMDVAREADIVAGFDAAEKAFGQVDTVIANAGIDGAGMILDMPEEEIERTLAINLKGAILTAREGAKRMIANKVERGRIVMIASITAFEPSPGLVAYSASKAGVVQAARSMAREWARYGINVNTISPGYIRTAINDEWFETEAGKKQIARFPKRRLMGEEGLDGALLFLCSDAAEFVTGSDFVLDDGQTL, encoded by the coding sequence ATGACCATCACGGCTGACCTTTCGGGGCGCACCGCGCTAATCACCGGCGCGTCTTCGGGCCTCGGCTCGCGGTTCGCGCGTATCCTTGCCGCCAGCGGCGCCAATGTCGCCATCGGCGCGCGGCGCAAGGACCGGCTCGAGGCGCTCGCCCGCGAAATCGGTGCGCGGGCCGCAGCGATCGAAATGGACGTTGCGCGCGAGGCGGATATCGTCGCCGGGTTCGACGCGGCCGAGAAGGCTTTCGGCCAAGTCGACACGGTGATTGCCAATGCTGGGATCGACGGTGCGGGGATGATCCTCGACATGCCCGAGGAAGAGATCGAGCGCACCCTCGCGATCAATCTCAAGGGCGCGATCCTGACCGCGCGCGAGGGCGCCAAGCGGATGATAGCGAACAAGGTGGAAAGAGGCCGGATCGTCATGATCGCCTCGATCACCGCCTTCGAGCCTTCGCCCGGCCTCGTCGCCTATTCGGCGAGCAAGGCGGGCGTGGTTCAGGCCGCGAGGAGCATGGCGCGCGAATGGGCGCGATACGGGATCAATGTCAACACGATCTCACCCGGCTATATCCGCACGGCGATCAACGACGAATGGTTCGAAACCGAGGCGGGCAAGAAGCAGATCGCGCGCTTTCCCAAGCGGCGCCTGATGGGCGAGGAAGGGCTCGATGGCGCGCTGCTGTTCCTGTGTTCCGACGCAGCGGAATTCGTGACGGGCAGCGATTTCGTCCTCGATGACGGGCAGACGCTCTAA
- a CDS encoding nuclear transport factor 2 family protein: MSSSSEAVGQPGTSSSSEAVGQQGRTPRELLSAVYAAAGARDWEKVESLLHPDFTLYEAECLPFGGEWKGKDALQRCAAAMYGTWAEAKVDIHDITGGDTHAVTVLTLTMMSKRTGETFSQTVNECGSFEDGLLKELRIHYFDAAEVAAKA; this comes from the coding sequence ATGTCCTCAAGCAGCGAAGCGGTAGGACAACCAGGAACGTCCTCAAGCAGCGAAGCGGTAGGACAACAGGGACGCACTCCGAGAGAGCTTCTCTCGGCTGTCTATGCAGCGGCCGGCGCACGCGACTGGGAGAAGGTCGAAAGCCTGCTCCACCCCGATTTCACGCTATACGAGGCCGAGTGCCTGCCCTTTGGCGGCGAGTGGAAGGGCAAGGACGCGCTGCAGCGCTGCGCAGCCGCGATGTACGGCACCTGGGCCGAGGCGAAGGTCGATATCCACGACATAACCGGCGGCGATACTCACGCCGTGACCGTGCTGACGCTCACCATGATGTCGAAACGCACCGGCGAGACCTTCAGCCAGACGGTCAACGAATGCGGGAGCTTCGAGGACGGGCTGCTGAAAGAACTGCGCATCCATTATTTCGACGCGGCCGAGGTGGCGGCGAAGGCCTGA
- a CDS encoding biotin/lipoyl-containing protein, with the protein MAEEIRIPKLGMSATHVTLAEWMFGDGEQVSKGDIIYTAETDKTTVEIEAQASGTIHPTGEEGVKYKVGDVIGTIE; encoded by the coding sequence TTGGCCGAGGAAATCCGCATCCCCAAGCTCGGAATGAGCGCGACCCATGTGACGCTCGCCGAATGGATGTTCGGCGATGGCGAACAGGTGTCGAAGGGCGACATCATCTACACCGCCGAAACCGACAAGACGACCGTCGAGATCGAGGCGCAGGCGAGCGGCACGATCCATCCCACCGGCGAGGAGGGCGTCAAATACAAGGTCGGCGACGTCATCGGGACGATTGAATAG
- a CDS encoding alpha-ketoacid dehydrogenase subunit beta — translation MAEITMTEALNKAIDEAMAEDEGVFCLGEDVGAKQGGGVFKVTAGLTEKYGEHRIRATPISETAIVGAAVGAAIAGQRPIAEIMLMNFVAVCMDQIVNHAAKLRFMSGGQTPCPLVIRTTTGVGVGFGGQHSDMLEAWFAHVAGLHVVTPSNAADARGLMRASIDANDPVIFIENILCYGLTSEDPGPGYRVPLGKAAVAKEGSDISLITYGRTVLDALEVAGELGKEGVSVEVIDLRTIAPYDEETVLASVNKTGRALTLHEAVRPFGTGAEIAANIQEKCWDNLKGPVRRIGGTFSAVPFASHLEQAWIPTKEEIVGQIKASVGKD, via the coding sequence ATGGCCGAGATCACCATGACCGAGGCCCTGAACAAGGCCATCGACGAAGCCATGGCCGAAGACGAGGGCGTGTTCTGCCTCGGCGAGGATGTCGGGGCGAAACAGGGCGGGGGCGTGTTCAAGGTGACCGCCGGCCTGACCGAGAAATATGGCGAACACCGCATTCGCGCGACCCCGATTTCCGAAACCGCCATCGTCGGCGCGGCGGTGGGCGCGGCGATAGCCGGGCAGCGCCCGATCGCCGAGATCATGCTGATGAATTTCGTCGCGGTATGCATGGACCAGATCGTCAACCACGCGGCCAAACTGCGCTTCATGAGCGGCGGGCAGACGCCCTGCCCGCTCGTGATCCGCACCACCACCGGCGTCGGCGTGGGCTTTGGCGGCCAGCATTCCGACATGCTCGAGGCGTGGTTTGCCCATGTCGCGGGTCTGCACGTGGTCACCCCCTCCAACGCGGCCGATGCACGCGGGCTGATGCGCGCCTCGATCGATGCGAACGATCCGGTGATCTTCATCGAGAACATCCTGTGCTACGGCCTCACCAGCGAGGATCCCGGCCCCGGCTATCGCGTGCCGCTGGGCAAGGCTGCGGTGGCGAAAGAAGGCTCCGACATCTCGCTCATCACCTATGGCCGCACGGTGCTCGATGCGCTCGAAGTGGCGGGCGAGCTGGGGAAGGAAGGCGTCAGCGTCGAGGTAATCGACCTGCGCACCATCGCACCCTATGACGAGGAGACCGTGCTCGCATCGGTCAACAAGACCGGCCGCGCGCTGACCCTGCACGAGGCGGTGCGCCCGTTCGGCACCGGGGCGGAGATCGCCGCGAACATCCAGGAGAAATGCTGGGACAACCTCAAAGGCCCGGTGCGGCGGATCGGCGGCACTTTTTCTGCGGTCCCCTTCGCCTCGCATCTCGAACAGGCGTGGATCCCGACCAAGGAGGAGATCGTCGGGCAGATCAAGGCATCGGTAGGAAAGGACTGA
- a CDS encoding thiamine pyrophosphate-dependent dehydrogenase E1 component subunit alpha, which translates to MAEIDRDKLLDIYTRTMKVNRTDEKFRELLMQGKVAVMYYCVRGQELVSAAAMAALEPKDYVVCTYRGQGEQTAKGIPIEKWWGECLGKATGTCKGKGGTMHITDPETGIMVTTGVVGSGIPIANGLAMASQNNGDGRVTLVSFGDGAANIGSFHEAMNMAQLYKLPVVFLCQNNRYGEHTAYADHTDSPNVAVRAAGYGMKGVTVDGNDVNQIYPAVKEAVDRARAGEGPTLVEAMCYRMMGHFFGSDFSYMPKEHLEEMQREDPLPKLRKVMLEHQFTEEELDRIVEEIDAEIEAAVQHALDAPLPDTDEIYKDVFEEVN; encoded by the coding sequence ATGGCCGAGATAGACCGCGACAAGCTGCTCGATATCTACACCCGCACGATGAAAGTGAACCGCACGGACGAGAAGTTCCGCGAGCTGCTGATGCAGGGCAAGGTCGCCGTCATGTATTACTGCGTGCGCGGGCAGGAGCTCGTCTCCGCCGCCGCGATGGCCGCGCTCGAGCCGAAAGACTATGTCGTGTGCACCTATCGCGGGCAGGGCGAGCAGACCGCAAAGGGCATCCCGATCGAGAAATGGTGGGGCGAATGCCTCGGCAAGGCGACCGGCACCTGCAAGGGCAAGGGCGGCACCATGCACATTACCGACCCCGAGACGGGCATCATGGTGACCACCGGGGTCGTAGGCTCGGGCATACCGATCGCCAACGGGCTTGCCATGGCGAGCCAGAACAATGGCGACGGGCGGGTGACGCTGGTGAGTTTCGGCGATGGCGCCGCCAATATCGGCAGCTTCCACGAGGCGATGAACATGGCCCAGCTTTACAAGCTGCCGGTCGTCTTCCTGTGCCAGAACAACCGCTATGGCGAACACACCGCCTATGCCGACCACACCGACAGCCCCAATGTCGCGGTGCGCGCCGCCGGATACGGGATGAAGGGCGTGACCGTCGACGGCAACGACGTGAACCAGATATATCCCGCGGTGAAGGAAGCGGTAGACCGCGCGCGTGCGGGCGAGGGGCCGACGCTGGTCGAGGCCATGTGCTACCGCATGATGGGCCATTTCTTCGGTTCCGATTTCTCCTACATGCCCAAGGAGCATCTCGAGGAGATGCAGCGAGAGGACCCGCTGCCCAAACTGCGCAAGGTGATGCTCGAGCACCAGTTCACCGAGGAGGAACTCGACAGGATCGTCGAGGAGATCGACGCCGAGATCGAAGCGGCGGTCCAGCACGCGCTCGATGCGCCGCTGCCCGACACCGATGAAATCTACAAGGACGTGTTCGAGGAGGTGAACTGA
- a CDS encoding SDR family NAD(P)-dependent oxidoreductase → MDLGLKGKKVIMNGGAHGLGLASLKLFAAEGADVAFFSRKDDKIEAAKKEIDAAGPGKVFAEVFDMAEGGDAYKAWLEKAAGELGGCDIFIHTASSSGTGGTGDWQNALDMDIMGAVNGVEALTPHLANSSTGSIVFMSSTAALETFIAPQAFNAMKAALITYGSQLSQALAPQGIRVNCVSPGAIYYPGGNWEVIEGAMPELFQATLAKMPMGRFGNDQEVANAIVFVASPAVPYMTGANVVVDGGFTQRVQF, encoded by the coding sequence ATGGATCTCGGACTGAAAGGCAAGAAAGTCATCATGAACGGCGGTGCGCACGGGCTTGGCCTTGCATCGCTCAAGCTGTTTGCAGCCGAAGGCGCGGACGTCGCCTTCTTCAGCCGCAAGGACGACAAGATCGAGGCGGCCAAAAAGGAGATCGACGCGGCCGGGCCGGGCAAGGTCTTTGCCGAGGTGTTCGACATGGCCGAGGGCGGCGATGCTTATAAGGCATGGCTCGAAAAGGCCGCGGGCGAGCTGGGCGGCTGCGATATCTTCATCCACACCGCGTCCTCCTCCGGCACCGGCGGGACGGGCGACTGGCAGAACGCACTCGACATGGACATCATGGGCGCTGTCAACGGCGTGGAGGCGTTGACCCCGCACCTTGCCAATTCATCGACCGGCTCGATTGTCTTCATGAGTTCGACCGCCGCGCTCGAAACCTTCATCGCCCCGCAGGCCTTCAACGCGATGAAGGCCGCGCTCATCACCTACGGATCGCAATTGAGCCAGGCGCTCGCGCCGCAGGGTATCCGCGTCAACTGCGTCTCGCCCGGCGCGATCTACTATCCGGGCGGCAACTGGGAGGTGATCGAGGGCGCGATGCCCGAGCTGTTCCAGGCCACGCTGGCCAAGATGCCGATGGGCCGCTTCGGCAACGACCAGGAGGTCGCCAATGCGATCGTCTTCGTCGCCAGCCCGGCGGTCCCCTACATGACCGGCGCGAATGTCGTGGTCGATGGCGGCTTCACCCAGCGTGTTCAATTCTAG
- the gpmA gene encoding 2,3-diphosphoglycerate-dependent phosphoglycerate mutase — MPKLILVRHGQSQWNLENRFTGWWDVDLTDKGVEEAMAAGALMQDKGVLPTIAFTSVQTRAIKTLHLALGVCNRLWIPETKNWHLNERHYGGLTGLNKQEMREKHGDEQVHIWRRSFDTPPPPIEPGSEFDPANDPRYRGIDVPKTESLKLTIERVLPYWQEVILPQLNAGETVIISAHGNSLRALVKHLSDISDEDITGLEIPTGQPIIYDFENDGVSGLVPGERYYLKDS, encoded by the coding sequence ATGCCCAAGCTCATTCTCGTCCGCCACGGCCAGAGCCAGTGGAACCTAGAAAACCGCTTCACCGGCTGGTGGGATGTCGATCTCACCGACAAAGGTGTCGAAGAAGCGATGGCCGCCGGTGCACTGATGCAGGACAAGGGCGTGCTGCCCACCATTGCTTTTACCTCCGTCCAGACCCGGGCGATCAAGACGTTGCATCTCGCGCTCGGCGTGTGCAACCGGCTCTGGATCCCCGAAACGAAGAACTGGCATCTCAACGAACGGCACTATGGCGGGCTGACAGGGCTCAACAAGCAGGAAATGCGCGAAAAGCATGGCGACGAGCAGGTGCATATCTGGCGCCGCAGCTTCGACACGCCGCCCCCGCCGATCGAGCCGGGCAGTGAATTCGATCCGGCGAACGATCCGCGATATCGCGGGATCGATGTGCCAAAGACAGAAAGCCTGAAGCTCACGATCGAGCGCGTGCTGCCCTATTGGCAGGAGGTTATCCTTCCGCAGCTCAATGCAGGCGAGACCGTGATTATCTCAGCGCACGGCAACAGCCTGCGCGCGTTGGTAAAGCACCTGTCCGACATCTCGGATGAGGACATAACGGGCCTCGAGATTCCCACCGGCCAGCCGATCATCTATGACTTCGAGAATGACGGCGTTTCGGGCCTCGTCCCGGGTGAACGATACTATCTGAAAGACAGCTGA
- the purE gene encoding 5-(carboxyamino)imidazole ribonucleotide mutase, with product MGGRVAIVMGSQSDWPTMCCAAEVLDELEIEHEARIVSAHRTPDRMSAFAKGAEGEGFDVIIAGAGGAAHLPGMIASMTHLPVLGVPVQSKALSGMDSLLSIVQMPAGVPVGTLAIGEAGAKNAGLMAAAILALSDEDLSERLQDWRAARTADVGEAPVG from the coding sequence ATGGGAGGTAGAGTAGCGATTGTGATGGGGAGCCAGTCCGACTGGCCGACCATGTGCTGCGCGGCCGAAGTCTTGGACGAGCTAGAAATCGAGCACGAAGCGCGGATCGTCTCCGCCCACCGCACGCCCGACCGGATGAGCGCCTTTGCCAAGGGCGCGGAGGGCGAAGGATTCGATGTCATCATCGCGGGCGCAGGCGGCGCGGCGCACCTGCCGGGCATGATCGCGAGCATGACCCATCTCCCCGTGCTCGGCGTGCCGGTGCAGTCGAAAGCGCTTTCGGGCATGGATAGCCTGCTCTCCATCGTCCAGATGCCCGCCGGCGTGCCTGTCGGAACGCTCGCGATCGGCGAAGCAGGCGCGAAGAATGCGGGGCTGATGGCCGCCGCGATCCTCGCCCTGTCGGACGAGGACCTGTCCGAGCGGCTGCAGGACTGGCGCGCGGCGCGCACCGCCGATGTCGGGGAGGCTCCGGTCGGATGA